Proteins encoded in a region of the Paenibacillus sp. E222 genome:
- a CDS encoding amidase domain-containing protein — protein sequence MEREWKSALYTYVNQYNRCEIDYRPQTSERIVTDPEFVLERGERMARLDQWYRKRRAVPLRSETSAKLVRTLMDGADESVVDVQLYSRLFYEKNGLTHREDRIERERLTFLRQGGVWTIARVEREVPERRPVGEGRPFQQADFVQAINRPLLNREVLGQGRRSRQQLYRRDLAVAYADRWWNAGNPAFEEFDVDCTNYVSQCLFAGGAPIHYTGKREAGWWYKGYVNGSEMWSYSWAVSNSLERYLSGSSWGLSATEVDRPEQLMLGDVILYDWDGDGRFQHSTVVTAFDAGGMPLVNAHTVSSRHRFWDYRDSYAWNERTVYRLFHIADEF from the coding sequence TTGGAACGCGAATGGAAGAGTGCCTTATATACCTACGTGAACCAGTATAATCGCTGTGAGATCGATTATCGTCCACAGACAAGCGAACGGATTGTCACCGATCCGGAATTTGTGCTGGAACGGGGAGAGCGGATGGCCAGACTGGATCAATGGTACCGCAAGCGGCGGGCCGTGCCTCTTCGCAGTGAGACCAGCGCCAAGCTTGTGCGGACACTTATGGATGGGGCCGATGAATCAGTAGTGGATGTGCAATTGTACAGCAGGCTGTTCTATGAGAAGAACGGTTTGACCCATCGGGAAGACCGGATTGAGCGGGAACGCCTGACTTTTCTTAGGCAAGGTGGAGTTTGGACCATTGCGCGTGTGGAACGTGAAGTGCCGGAGCGTCGCCCGGTAGGAGAGGGCCGCCCTTTTCAACAAGCTGATTTTGTACAGGCGATAAATCGGCCGCTGCTTAATCGAGAAGTGCTGGGACAGGGCAGGAGATCGAGGCAGCAGCTGTATCGCAGGGATCTGGCTGTCGCCTATGCGGACCGGTGGTGGAATGCGGGAAACCCGGCATTTGAGGAATTCGATGTCGATTGCACCAATTATGTGTCCCAATGTCTCTTTGCAGGGGGAGCACCCATCCACTATACTGGTAAAAGAGAAGCAGGATGGTGGTACAAAGGCTATGTCAATGGCTCTGAAATGTGGAGTTACAGCTGGGCTGTGTCCAACAGTCTGGAGCGTTATTTATCCGGCAGCAGCTGGGGATTGTCAGCAACCGAAGTGGATCGTCCAGAGCAGTTAATGCTCGGAGATGTAATTCTTTACGATTGGGACGGGGACGGCAGGTTTCAGCACAGCACCGTTGTGACCGCTTTTGATGCGGGAGGTATGCCGCTTGTGAACGCACATACGGTCAGCAGCCGCCACCGTTTTTGGGATTACCGGGATTCTTACGCTTGGAATGAGCGGACGGTGTACCGGCTTTTTCATATTGCAGATGAGTTTTGA
- the acnA gene encoding aconitate hydratase AcnA — translation MSAKNHFSAARSLEVGGKSYRYYSLDALQEGGYGDLSKLPFSIKVLLEAAIRQFDGRAITEEHVKQLTGWAEGRDNNKEIPFIPARIVLQDFTGVPVVVDLAAMRDTVKKAGGDPKQINPLVPVDLVIDHSVMVDAFGTNDALDYNIKVEFERNEERYRFLRWAQTAFNNFRAVPPSTGIVHQVNLEYLASVAATKTIDGETVVFPDSLVGTDSHTTMINGLGVVGWGVGGIEAEAGMLGQPLYFVTPDVIGFKLTGSLSEGATATDLALTVTQMLRKKGVVGKFVEFYGPGLGNISLADRATVANMAPEYGATIGFFPVDSETLNYMRNTGRTDEQVNLVEAYYKAQNMFRTADTVDPEFTDVIELDLASVVPSLAGPKRPQDRIELTQMKEGFNSIIRTPIDKGGYGLSDEKIAEKVPVKHPDGSTSELSAGAVVIAAITSCTNTSNPSVMVGAGLLAKKAVERGLTKPGYVKSSLTPGSLVVTEYLEKAGLIEYLDKLGFNVAGYGCATCIGNSGPLPDEVSEAIAENDMTVAAVLSGNRNFEGRVHAQVKANYLASPPLVVAYALAGTVNIDFATDPIGYDTNNEPVFLKDLWPSSEEIKDTIASSLNAQMFRNKYENVFTANERWNTIPVPEGELYEWDPNSTYIQNPPFFQELGDKLTDIADIRSARVMALLGDSVTTDHISPAGNIAPSSPAGLYLKEHGVERKDFNSYGSRRGNHEVMMRGTFANIRIRNQVAPGTEGGITKYLPTDEEMSIYDASMKYQDEGQNLIVIAGKEYGTGSSRDWAAKGTFLLGVKAVIAESFERIHRSNLVGMGVMPLQFQEGHGWSSLGLNGRETYDITGLSNDVKPGQELTVTVTREDGTKFDFPVIARLDSMVDVDYYHNGGILQTVLRQMMKKS, via the coding sequence ATGTCAGCCAAGAATCATTTCTCCGCGGCCCGCAGTCTTGAGGTCGGAGGCAAGTCTTATCGCTACTACAGTTTAGATGCTCTTCAGGAAGGCGGCTACGGCGACCTTTCCAAGCTTCCTTTCTCCATTAAAGTGCTGCTCGAAGCAGCTATTCGTCAATTCGACGGACGTGCTATTACCGAAGAACATGTAAAACAACTGACTGGCTGGGCAGAAGGCCGTGACAATAACAAAGAAATTCCATTTATCCCTGCACGTATCGTTCTGCAGGATTTCACCGGTGTACCCGTGGTCGTTGACCTTGCAGCAATGCGCGATACCGTGAAAAAAGCAGGCGGCGATCCAAAACAGATCAACCCACTCGTACCTGTCGATCTCGTTATCGACCACTCCGTAATGGTTGATGCGTTCGGAACGAACGATGCACTTGACTACAACATCAAGGTTGAATTCGAGCGTAACGAAGAGCGTTACCGCTTCTTGCGCTGGGCGCAAACGGCATTCAACAACTTCCGTGCAGTACCACCATCCACAGGGATTGTTCACCAAGTTAACCTGGAGTACCTGGCTTCAGTGGCTGCAACCAAAACCATTGACGGCGAAACTGTTGTATTCCCGGATTCCCTCGTAGGAACGGACTCCCACACCACCATGATCAACGGACTCGGCGTTGTTGGTTGGGGTGTTGGCGGGATCGAGGCTGAAGCAGGTATGCTGGGCCAACCGCTTTATTTTGTTACACCGGACGTTATCGGTTTCAAATTGACAGGCAGCCTGAGCGAAGGCGCAACCGCAACGGATCTGGCACTGACAGTTACCCAAATGCTGCGTAAAAAAGGCGTTGTCGGTAAATTTGTCGAGTTCTACGGACCGGGTCTTGGCAACATCAGCCTGGCTGACCGTGCAACAGTAGCCAACATGGCTCCAGAGTACGGCGCAACAATTGGTTTCTTCCCTGTTGACAGCGAAACACTGAACTATATGCGTAATACCGGTCGTACCGACGAACAGGTAAATCTGGTTGAAGCTTATTACAAAGCTCAAAACATGTTCCGTACTGCGGATACAGTTGATCCTGAGTTTACAGACGTGATCGAACTGGATCTGGCATCCGTTGTTCCAAGTCTTGCCGGACCAAAACGTCCACAGGATCGCATCGAGCTGACTCAAATGAAAGAAGGCTTCAACAGCATTATCCGTACGCCGATCGACAAAGGCGGCTATGGTCTGAGCGACGAGAAAATCGCTGAGAAAGTGCCTGTGAAACACCCTGACGGTTCCACTAGCGAACTGAGTGCTGGTGCTGTCGTTATCGCGGCAATCACTAGCTGCACCAACACATCCAACCCTAGCGTTATGGTCGGAGCGGGTCTGCTTGCGAAAAAAGCTGTTGAACGTGGCCTGACTAAACCTGGCTATGTGAAAAGCAGCTTGACTCCAGGTTCCCTCGTTGTTACCGAGTATCTGGAAAAAGCAGGTCTGATCGAATATCTCGACAAACTCGGATTTAACGTTGCCGGCTATGGTTGCGCAACTTGCATCGGTAACTCTGGCCCACTGCCAGACGAAGTAAGTGAAGCAATTGCCGAGAATGATATGACCGTAGCGGCTGTATTGTCCGGTAACCGTAACTTTGAAGGTCGTGTGCACGCGCAGGTCAAAGCCAACTATCTGGCTTCTCCGCCACTCGTTGTGGCGTACGCTCTCGCGGGTACCGTTAATATTGATTTTGCAACCGATCCAATCGGTTATGATACCAACAACGAACCTGTATTCCTGAAAGACCTCTGGCCTAGCTCCGAGGAAATCAAGGATACCATCGCTAGCTCGCTGAACGCACAGATGTTCCGCAACAAATACGAGAACGTATTTACAGCTAACGAACGTTGGAATACGATCCCTGTACCGGAAGGCGAATTGTATGAGTGGGATCCAAATTCCACGTACATTCAGAATCCACCATTCTTCCAGGAGCTTGGCGACAAGTTGACGGATATTGCAGATATTCGTTCCGCACGTGTAATGGCATTGCTGGGTGACTCCGTAACAACGGACCACATCTCACCAGCAGGTAACATTGCTCCGTCCAGCCCGGCTGGATTGTATCTGAAAGAACATGGCGTAGAGCGCAAAGACTTCAACTCCTACGGTTCACGCCGTGGTAACCATGAAGTTATGATGCGTGGTACATTTGCAAACATTCGTATTCGTAACCAAGTGGCTCCAGGTACTGAGGGTGGTATTACGAAATACCTGCCAACAGACGAAGAAATGTCCATCTACGATGCTTCCATGAAGTATCAGGACGAAGGACAGAACCTGATCGTTATCGCAGGTAAAGAGTATGGCACAGGAAGCTCGCGTGACTGGGCAGCAAAAGGAACATTCCTGCTTGGTGTCAAAGCCGTTATCGCAGAAAGCTTCGAGCGCATTCACCGCAGTAACCTGGTGGGCATGGGCGTAATGCCATTGCAATTCCAGGAAGGTCATGGCTGGTCCAGCCTCGGTCTGAACGGTCGTGAAACATATGACATCACAGGTCTGAGCAATGATGTGAAACCAGGACAAGAACTGACGGTTACCGTAACTCGTGAGGACGGTACCAAGTTCGACTTCCCTGTTATCGCTCGTCTGGACAGCATGGTTGATGTGGACTACTACCATAACGGCGGTATCCTGCAAACCGTATTGCGTCAAATGATGAAAAAATCTTAA
- a CDS encoding VanZ family protein has protein sequence MKPKEFNLKMIWVAALIVYLYLLTKLILFKGHTVDWNIVRVQLMAIAQQPDLIHTRTVNLTPFQEISRDWHSLSLHRPGTAIHLLGNVMAFIPLGIFIPVLMGNKLLSGAKVFVLSLLLSFAFEATQLLTGMGIFDVDDLMLNTFGGMIGYVLYTMLIGLKRMIVGGTASTAKKEYNTNQSRV, from the coding sequence ATGAAACCTAAGGAGTTCAACCTGAAGATGATATGGGTCGCGGCATTGATCGTGTATCTGTATCTGCTAACCAAGCTGATATTATTCAAGGGGCATACGGTGGATTGGAACATCGTGAGGGTTCAACTTATGGCGATCGCGCAGCAGCCGGATCTGATTCATACGCGAACCGTTAACCTGACGCCATTTCAGGAAATCTCGAGAGACTGGCATAGCCTGTCGTTACATCGTCCAGGTACCGCGATTCATCTGTTAGGCAATGTCATGGCCTTTATCCCACTGGGTATTTTTATTCCAGTACTGATGGGGAACAAGCTGTTGTCAGGGGCCAAGGTATTCGTACTTTCCTTGCTTTTAAGTTTTGCTTTTGAAGCGACACAGCTATTGACCGGCATGGGCATATTCGACGTGGATGATCTGATGTTAAACACGTTTGGTGGAATGATCGGTTATGTTCTGTATACCATGCTTATCGGTCTGAAACGTATGATTGTGGGAGGAACAGCAAGCACTGCGAAAAAAGAGTATAATACCAATCAGAGTCGGGTGTAA
- a CDS encoding HAMP domain-containing sensor histidine kinase, protein MNKRRSFRTTMILLLGLSMLASGAITFGVYKVMQYYYTGVRAEDQLAEYRHFMRSIGDIYFFLILFIPLAILFFFWFTKPYVTYFKNISTGIRQLASGDFQHRVQISTKDELGAIAEDINLASLKLREAVERGDFAESSKDQLVVNLAHDLRTPLTSVLGYLDLLMKDDQLTEEQVRHFTAIAFTKSQRLEKLIDDLFEITRMNYGMLPIEKKRLDLSELLRQMNEELYPVFEKNRLVTRLHIDSELTISGDGEVLARVFENLLINAARHGTDGLYVDIHGHRDAGQVIIQIMNYGGHIHPDDLPHIFDMYYTGDRARTPQEGGTGLGLFIAKNIVEQHDGSISAQSDIVRTVFEVRLPALE, encoded by the coding sequence ATGAATAAACGCAGAAGTTTTCGAACGACCATGATTCTGTTGCTGGGTTTAAGCATGCTGGCATCTGGTGCGATTACCTTTGGGGTATATAAAGTGATGCAATACTATTACACTGGTGTGCGTGCGGAAGATCAGTTAGCAGAATATCGCCACTTTATGAGAAGCATAGGGGATATTTACTTTTTCCTCATCTTGTTCATACCGCTTGCGATCCTGTTTTTCTTCTGGTTTACCAAGCCGTATGTTACCTATTTCAAAAATATCTCCACAGGTATCCGGCAGCTCGCGAGTGGTGATTTCCAGCACCGTGTGCAAATTTCGACGAAGGACGAGCTGGGCGCGATTGCAGAGGATATCAATCTGGCGAGTCTGAAACTGAGGGAAGCGGTAGAACGGGGAGATTTTGCGGAGAGCAGCAAGGACCAACTGGTGGTAAACCTGGCGCATGATTTGCGTACCCCTTTAACATCAGTATTGGGTTATCTGGATCTGTTGATGAAGGATGATCAGCTGACGGAGGAGCAGGTCAGGCACTTTACAGCGATTGCTTTTACCAAATCTCAGCGTCTCGAGAAACTGATCGATGATTTGTTTGAGATTACACGAATGAACTATGGCATGTTGCCGATTGAGAAAAAGAGACTTGATCTTAGTGAACTGCTAAGGCAGATGAACGAAGAGCTGTACCCTGTTTTTGAAAAGAACCGCCTGGTCACCCGACTGCACATCGATTCCGAGTTAACCATTTCCGGCGATGGTGAGGTGCTTGCACGCGTGTTTGAGAACCTGTTGATTAATGCAGCGCGTCACGGAACAGATGGTCTTTATGTGGATATCCATGGGCACCGTGATGCAGGACAGGTGATCATTCAGATCATGAACTACGGGGGACATATTCATCCGGATGATCTGCCTCATATTTTCGATATGTACTATACCGGAGATCGTGCGCGGACACCTCAGGAAGGGGGAACAGGTCTGGGCCTGTTTATCGCCAAAAATATTGTGGAGCAGCATGATGGGTCCATTTCGGCTCAAAGTGATATCGTACGGACCGTATTTGAAGTGCGGTTGCCAGCACTAGAATGA
- a CDS encoding response regulator transcription factor, with amino-acid sequence MKRITILIADDEVEIADLVALHLQKEGYHIIKAFDGKTAVQAVQTQTIDLAILDIMMPGMDGYEVTRKIREQYHLPIIFLSAKTSDMDKITGLVMGADDYMTKPFNPMELVARVNSQLRRSLQFSQSAPVQRSILEKGGLIISPDQHSVTLYGKPVELTPKEFDILYLLASHPKQVFSAESIFEQVWGEAYYESGNTVMVHIRTLRKKLGEDVDKNKFIKTIWGVGYTFNE; translated from the coding sequence ATGAAGCGTATTACGATTTTAATCGCAGATGATGAAGTTGAGATCGCTGATCTGGTTGCATTGCACTTGCAAAAAGAAGGATATCACATCATTAAGGCATTCGATGGGAAAACGGCGGTTCAAGCCGTACAGACACAAACGATAGATTTGGCCATTTTGGATATTATGATGCCTGGTATGGATGGATATGAGGTGACCCGCAAAATTCGGGAGCAGTATCATCTGCCTATTATTTTTCTGAGTGCCAAAACCTCGGATATGGATAAAATCACCGGGCTCGTGATGGGCGCAGACGATTACATGACAAAACCATTTAACCCGATGGAACTGGTTGCCCGGGTCAATTCACAGCTGCGCCGTTCCCTTCAATTTAGCCAGTCTGCACCGGTCCAGCGCTCTATTCTGGAGAAAGGCGGGCTCATTATCTCGCCAGATCAACATAGCGTCACCTTATACGGCAAGCCAGTAGAGTTAACACCGAAGGAGTTTGACATCCTTTATCTGCTCGCAAGTCATCCCAAACAAGTGTTCAGTGCGGAGAGCATCTTTGAACAAGTGTGGGGAGAGGCTTATTATGAGAGCGGCAATACCGTGATGGTTCATATTCGGACCCTGCGCAAAAAGCTGGGCGAAGATGTGGACAAGAACAAGTTTATCAAAACGATCTGGGGTGTGGGGTACACGTTCAATGAATAA
- a CDS encoding YafY family protein: MKLDRLLAILVLLINRGRVQAKDLADTFEVSIRTIYRDIDTLGQAGIPVVTYQGASGGIGLAEGYRLDRNVLTDKDLASIVTALRSVSTSHTNVARDLLMEKLSSIVPEAKNEDFQANTSRFIVDYSMWTHPEALQIKLQLIEQGMDQLRPITFTYCSAEGTQTHRTTDPHTLVLKKHSWYLYAFCHERNDFRMFKLVRMRDIILAQGNFERKPINLQDRPWQQEWATPDNQVALTLRFHARIRHIAEEWFGIENVVSDGEGYYISQVAFPEDNWLYGFILGFGADVEVLEPLHIREEIRRIAEQIVQNYKAHP; this comes from the coding sequence ATGAAACTGGACCGTTTATTAGCCATCCTTGTGCTGCTGATCAATCGTGGCCGGGTGCAGGCCAAGGATCTGGCGGATACGTTTGAAGTATCCATCCGCACCATCTACCGGGATATAGACACCCTGGGTCAGGCGGGTATTCCTGTCGTCACCTATCAGGGTGCAAGCGGTGGTATTGGCCTGGCAGAGGGCTATCGGCTTGACCGAAACGTACTGACTGACAAAGATCTGGCCTCCATCGTCACTGCGCTGCGCAGTGTCTCCACCTCCCATACAAATGTAGCACGGGATCTGTTAATGGAGAAACTCAGCAGCATCGTGCCTGAAGCCAAAAATGAGGATTTCCAGGCTAATACCAGCCGCTTCATTGTGGATTATTCGATGTGGACGCATCCCGAAGCGCTGCAAATTAAACTTCAGCTCATTGAACAGGGCATGGATCAACTGCGGCCCATTACATTTACCTATTGTAGTGCAGAAGGTACTCAAACTCATAGAACGACCGATCCGCATACCCTTGTGCTCAAAAAGCATTCCTGGTATCTCTATGCGTTCTGTCACGAACGCAACGATTTCCGCATGTTCAAGCTGGTCCGCATGCGAGACATCATCCTTGCTCAAGGAAACTTCGAGCGCAAGCCGATCAACCTCCAGGACAGGCCCTGGCAGCAAGAGTGGGCAACTCCGGATAATCAAGTGGCCCTGACCCTGAGATTCCATGCTCGTATCCGTCACATCGCAGAGGAGTGGTTTGGCATAGAGAACGTCGTTTCGGATGGTGAGGGGTATTATATCAGCCAAGTCGCATTTCCAGAGGACAACTGGTTGTATGGGTTCATTCTTGGGTTTGGCGCGGATGTCGAAGTGCTGGAGCCTCTGCATATCCGGGAAGAGATTCGTAGAATTGCCGAACAAATTGTACAAAATTATAAAGCCCACCCCTAA
- a CDS encoding zinc ribbon domain-containing protein, whose protein sequence is MMNVTVCQSCGMPLTTPAQFGTETGGNTTREYCIYCYKEGKFEQPDITLEGMIEMCTAILNQEGMDEESARSMLRNQLPFLKRWNTSGSERNVTFGAELSEESADLNQTTRNNTLSIEPIRYVTLPGKRLAGVSARTTNAIEMSGKGCIQGLWNSYFASDYQPTPEAPRYGCYADYTDGINGEYTILVGHEVGSDEALPEGVSSVELPPATYAVFTSRKGPMGEVVGEAWGAAWSWNNQGERTFTGDFELYDERSLDPENVQVDLYIAVRQG, encoded by the coding sequence ATGATGAACGTCACAGTATGCCAGAGCTGCGGAATGCCACTTACTACCCCTGCCCAATTCGGCACAGAAACGGGTGGTAATACAACCCGCGAATACTGTATCTATTGTTATAAAGAAGGGAAGTTTGAACAGCCCGATATTACGCTGGAGGGCATGATTGAAATGTGCACCGCCATTCTGAACCAGGAAGGTATGGACGAGGAATCAGCAAGGTCGATGCTGCGCAACCAGCTTCCTTTTTTGAAAAGATGGAATACATCTGGCTCAGAACGGAACGTGACATTTGGGGCAGAACTTTCGGAAGAGTCCGCTGACCTTAATCAAACAACTCGCAACAATACGCTCTCCATAGAGCCCATTCGGTATGTCACACTGCCAGGAAAGCGCCTTGCCGGTGTGTCCGCCAGAACAACCAATGCCATTGAAATGAGCGGAAAAGGCTGTATTCAGGGACTCTGGAACAGCTACTTCGCCTCAGATTATCAGCCAACCCCTGAAGCCCCCCGCTATGGCTGTTACGCTGATTATACGGATGGCATAAATGGAGAATACACCATACTGGTGGGGCATGAGGTGGGTTCGGATGAAGCGTTGCCTGAGGGAGTGAGTTCCGTTGAGCTGCCACCTGCAACATATGCAGTGTTCACCTCCAGAAAGGGCCCGATGGGCGAGGTCGTAGGCGAGGCCTGGGGTGCAGCGTGGTCCTGGAACAATCAGGGAGAACGCACATTTACCGGAGATTTCGAATTGTATGATGAGCGCAGCCTCGATCCTGAGAACGTACAAGTGGACCTGTATATTGCCGTTCGCCAAGGATAA
- a CDS encoding putative holin-like toxin, with product MVFAMLIIALLTYIDRKKK from the coding sequence ATCGTGTTCGCAATGCTAATTATTGCGCTCTTGACATACATCGACCGTAAAAAGAAGTGA